One segment of Triticum aestivum cultivar Chinese Spring chromosome 2A, IWGSC CS RefSeq v2.1, whole genome shotgun sequence DNA contains the following:
- the LOC123188352 gene encoding uncharacterized protein: MAELRPRPSCRLALLACLCLFLLAAAPPLALARAAPAADSIHKLLRSHGLPGGLLPRGVESYTLDEGNGLLEARLSAPCYATYDNGDLAFFDTVMRGNLSFGALRGCEGLAQEELFMWLPVKGILVSDPGSGVILFDIGYAHKRLSRSLFEEPPDCKPSASTSMGAVEAARWRDSPGVPGLRERIEAGGGEEHLDQK; this comes from the exons ATGGCGGAGCTACGGCCTCGCCCTTCCTGCCGGCTTGCCCTCCTAGCCTGCCTCTGCCTCTTCCTGctggccgccgcgccgcccctcgcgcTCGCCCGCGCGGCGCCCGCCGCCGACTCGATACACAAGCTACTGCGCTCGCACGGCCTCCCCGGCGGGCTGCTCCCGCGCGGCGTCGAGTCCTACACCCTGGACGAGGGGAACGGCCTGCTCGAGGCGCGGCTGTCGGCGCCGTGCTACGCGACGTACGACAACGGCGACCTGGCTTTCTTCGACACCGTGATGCGAGGGAATCTCAGCTTCGGCGCGCTCCGCGGCTGTGAGGGGCTGGCTCAGGAGGAGCTCTTCATGTGGCTCCCGGTGAAAGGCATCCTCGTCTCCGACCCGGGCTCCGGCGTCATCCTGTTCGACATCGGCTACGCGCACAAGAGGCTCTCGAGGTCGCTCTTCGAGGAGCCGCCGGACTGTAAGCCGTCAGCCAGCACCAGTATGGGCGCCGTCGAAGCCGCCAGGTGGAGGGATAGTCCAG GTGTTCCTGGGCTGAGGGAGAGGATAGAGGCAGGAGGAGGAGAAGAGCACCTGGACCAGAAGTGA